A section of the Corynebacterium auris genome encodes:
- a CDS encoding CaiB/BaiF CoA transferase family protein, producing the protein MALQQPDGGPLEGIVVADFSRVLAGPYATMILADLGATVIKVESPAGDDTRRWVPPKRGEVGTYYLSVNRNKNSIALDLKDPEDLQTAYDIIDRADVLIDNFRVGSLDKFGLDPESVAKRWPDIIHAKITGFGTREGAQLPGYDMLIQAASGFMSVTGEPEGQPQKAGYAVFDVFTGLHTAVGIVSALLRREKKGGGELINTNLLSAALSSMVNVSSAAVASEAPMQRTGNDHTSIFPYGPFPAQDRDVVICVGNDKQFATLVDALGAPHLAEEERFGSVEKRNANREDLRPLLNELLARKTADEWIEVFRARGLPAAPILTVREAVGFAEELGLEPVVRLPNREGTDEVPYVANPLELRSGGVRYTKSAPGLDEDRADILEWIAGTPARDCCAPSDPASRKEY; encoded by the coding sequence ATGGCTTTGCAGCAACCTGACGGCGGCCCGCTCGAGGGGATTGTCGTCGCGGACTTCTCCCGCGTCCTCGCCGGACCCTACGCCACGATGATTCTGGCGGATCTCGGCGCGACAGTGATCAAGGTGGAAAGCCCCGCGGGCGACGATACGCGCCGCTGGGTCCCGCCGAAGCGCGGGGAGGTGGGCACGTACTACCTCTCGGTCAACCGTAACAAGAACTCGATCGCGCTGGACCTGAAGGACCCGGAGGACCTGCAGACGGCCTACGACATCATTGACCGGGCGGACGTGCTCATTGACAATTTCCGCGTTGGCAGCCTGGACAAGTTCGGGCTGGACCCGGAGTCGGTGGCGAAGCGCTGGCCGGACATCATCCACGCGAAGATCACCGGCTTTGGCACGCGCGAGGGGGCGCAGTTGCCCGGCTACGACATGCTCATCCAGGCCGCCAGCGGCTTCATGTCGGTCACGGGCGAGCCGGAGGGGCAGCCGCAGAAGGCGGGCTACGCCGTCTTCGACGTGTTCACCGGCCTGCACACGGCGGTGGGAATCGTCTCGGCGCTGCTGCGCCGCGAGAAGAAGGGCGGCGGCGAGCTCATCAACACGAACCTGCTGTCCGCGGCGCTGTCCTCGATGGTCAACGTCTCCTCCGCCGCCGTCGCCTCCGAGGCGCCGATGCAGCGCACGGGCAACGACCACACCTCGATCTTCCCCTACGGCCCCTTCCCCGCCCAGGACCGGGACGTGGTCATTTGCGTGGGCAACGACAAGCAGTTCGCAACGCTTGTCGACGCCCTCGGGGCGCCCCACCTCGCGGAGGAGGAGCGCTTTGGGAGCGTCGAGAAGCGCAATGCGAACCGCGAGGACCTGCGGCCGCTGCTCAACGAGCTGCTGGCGCGGAAGACCGCCGACGAGTGGATCGAGGTGTTCCGCGCGCGCGGGCTGCCTGCCGCCCCGATCCTCACGGTGCGCGAGGCTGTGGGGTTCGCGGAGGAGCTTGGGCTGGAGCCGGTCGTGCGGCTGCCCAACCGCGAGGGAACCGACGAGGTCCCGTACGTGGCCAACCCACTGGAGCTGCGGTCCGGCGGGGTGCGCTACACCAAATCCGCGCCAGGCCTGGACGAGGACCGCGCCGACATTCTCGAGTGGATCGCGGGGACGCCGGCCCGGGATTGTTGCGCGCCGTCCGATCCTGCTAGCCGGAAAGAGTATTAA
- a CDS encoding DUF5129 domain-containing protein encodes MALGKQIGIVAALTAAAAVGAGALASTTVDVPDREEVAVDTVGSPQVVVDDPDDVLTAEDEARLSSDAERLDVPSTVTTLYYLLLATTHDNVNDSVEEFFRANHPEAIGEDYFADGVLILGAGLDQRAVFAHAGEDVADQIYLRKDQRLEPVNDAMKPGMRDNNIPAAMFAGAREATDAEGIANYVIDAAESDRGARTALSGFGAGAAVGVGGGIVVAVNNRRRKAIAQGREDYDLVTREYAELAQRLDAVDIRANSLTSEFANEELRRDWAVVQDRFLRLHDTVSGAGGLSEINTDDDKEVWAHRNELAEAARTVRETGTAEKNINRLFEVENGNAAARRADLTSLREDVMRAVTEVKDKELKARLRDLEERINWLDQNPEAPDYMDRFVRVLGDYQLVLDLVRTRQFSDVKERHELERPRVYQENYYYPSYVPYVVLADWHSTNVAAAQSASSSSGTNTSFSSGFSGAGGSSSY; translated from the coding sequence ATGGCCCTCGGAAAGCAGATCGGAATCGTCGCCGCCCTCACCGCCGCCGCAGCCGTGGGGGCCGGCGCGCTCGCCTCCACCACCGTCGACGTGCCCGACCGCGAGGAGGTCGCCGTGGACACGGTCGGCTCCCCGCAGGTCGTCGTCGACGACCCCGACGACGTGCTCACCGCCGAGGACGAGGCCCGGCTGAGCAGCGACGCGGAGCGTCTCGACGTCCCCTCCACCGTCACCACCCTCTACTACCTGCTGCTGGCGACCACGCACGACAACGTCAACGATTCCGTCGAGGAGTTCTTCCGCGCCAACCACCCAGAGGCGATCGGCGAGGACTACTTTGCTGACGGGGTTCTCATCCTCGGGGCGGGCTTGGACCAGCGTGCCGTGTTCGCCCACGCCGGCGAAGACGTCGCTGACCAGATCTACCTGCGCAAAGACCAGCGCCTCGAGCCGGTCAACGACGCGATGAAGCCCGGCATGCGCGACAACAACATCCCCGCCGCGATGTTCGCGGGCGCCCGCGAGGCCACCGACGCCGAGGGCATCGCCAACTACGTTATCGACGCGGCCGAGTCCGATCGCGGCGCCCGCACCGCGCTGAGCGGTTTCGGCGCCGGGGCGGCCGTCGGCGTGGGCGGAGGCATCGTGGTGGCGGTGAACAATAGGCGTCGGAAAGCAATTGCCCAGGGTCGCGAGGACTACGACCTGGTCACCCGCGAATACGCCGAGCTGGCGCAGCGCCTCGACGCGGTGGACATTCGCGCCAACTCCCTGACCTCCGAGTTCGCCAACGAGGAGCTGCGCAGGGACTGGGCCGTGGTGCAGGACCGCTTCCTCCGCCTGCACGACACCGTCTCGGGAGCGGGCGGCCTCAGCGAGATCAACACCGACGACGACAAGGAGGTCTGGGCGCACCGCAATGAGCTCGCTGAGGCCGCCCGGACCGTGCGCGAGACCGGCACCGCCGAGAAGAACATCAACCGCCTTTTCGAGGTCGAAAACGGCAACGCCGCCGCCCGCCGCGCCGACCTGACCAGCCTGCGCGAAGACGTCATGCGGGCCGTCACCGAGGTCAAGGACAAAGAACTGAAGGCGCGGCTGCGCGACCTGGAAGAGCGCATCAACTGGCTCGACCAGAACCCGGAGGCGCCCGATTACATGGACCGCTTCGTCCGCGTCCTCGGCGACTATCAGCTCGTCCTCGACCTCGTGCGCACCCGCCAGTTCAGCGACGTCAAGGAGCGCCACGAGCTCGAACGCCCGCGCGTCTACCAGGAGAACTACTACTACCCCAGCTACGTGCCCTACGTGGTCCTCGCCGACTGGCACTCCACCAACGTCGCCGCCGCCCAGAGCGCTTCCTCGTCCTCCGGGACGAACACCTCTTTCAGCTCCGGGTTTTCTGGCGCGGGCGGGTCGAGCAGCTACTAG
- a CDS encoding ABC transporter ATP-binding protein, with the protein MATVTFDQATRVYPGASGPSVDKLSLELSDGEFLVLVGPSGSGKSTALRMLAGLEETTEGRILIDGRDVTGLEPRERDIAMVFQNYALYPHMSVRENMGFALKLAGMSKEEINRRVEEAAATLDLSEYLERKPKALSGGQRQRVAMGRAIVREPQVFLMDEPLSNLDAKLRVQTRTQIAALQRRMGVTTLYVTHDQTEALTMGDRIAVLNFGVLQQVGTPRELYDAPRNVFVAGFIGSPAMNLARFHVSDGHARLGQASLPVSLPAGDVILGFRPEALRVAPESEAGIPLEVEFVEELGSDSYLYCTLVGGGWVSEGSAQGATGHIVVRTGPRSGFGRGDRLSVQVAEGALHAFDAQTGERL; encoded by the coding sequence ATGGCAACAGTAACCTTTGACCAGGCCACTCGGGTGTATCCCGGCGCGAGCGGGCCGAGCGTCGACAAGCTTTCGCTCGAACTTTCCGACGGCGAGTTCCTCGTCCTCGTCGGGCCCTCGGGCTCCGGAAAATCCACCGCGCTGCGCATGCTCGCCGGCCTGGAGGAGACGACCGAGGGGCGCATTCTTATCGACGGCCGCGACGTCACCGGGCTCGAGCCCCGCGAGCGCGACATCGCCATGGTGTTCCAGAACTACGCTCTCTACCCGCACATGTCCGTGCGCGAGAACATGGGGTTTGCCCTCAAGCTCGCCGGGATGAGCAAGGAGGAGATCAACCGGCGCGTCGAGGAGGCGGCGGCGACGCTCGACCTCAGCGAGTACCTCGAGCGCAAGCCGAAGGCCCTGTCCGGCGGCCAGCGCCAGCGCGTGGCCATGGGGCGCGCCATCGTGCGCGAGCCGCAGGTCTTCCTCATGGACGAGCCCTTAAGCAACCTCGACGCCAAGCTGCGCGTGCAAACCCGCACGCAGATCGCCGCCCTGCAGCGCCGCATGGGCGTGACCACCCTCTACGTCACCCACGACCAGACCGAGGCGCTGACCATGGGCGACCGCATCGCCGTGCTCAACTTCGGCGTGCTCCAGCAGGTGGGTACCCCGCGCGAGCTTTACGACGCCCCACGCAACGTCTTCGTCGCCGGCTTCATCGGCTCGCCCGCCATGAACCTGGCGCGCTTTCACGTCTCCGACGGCCACGCCCGGCTCGGCCAGGCCTCGCTGCCGGTTTCGCTTCCCGCGGGCGACGTCATCCTCGGCTTCCGCCCCGAGGCCCTGCGCGTCGCTCCGGAAAGCGAGGCGGGCATCCCGCTCGAGGTGGAGTTCGTCGAGGAGCTCGGCTCCGACTCCTACCTCTACTGCACCCTCGTCGGAGGGGGGTGGGTCTCCGAGGGCAGCGCGCAGGGGGCGACGGGGCACATCGTCGTGCGCACCGGGCCGCGCTCCGGCTTCGGCCGGGGTGACCGGCTGAGCGTGCAGGTCGCCGAGGGTGCCCTGCACGCCTTCGACGCGCAGACGGGGGAGCGGCTGTAG
- a CDS encoding dicarboxylate/amino acid:cation symporter, with translation MKQKVLRSLLFWVVVAIILGILCSLFFPVWLARVFVTFNGLFSNFLGFFVPVLIFALITPAIAGLGRGAGKWLGVTAGIAYGSTIISGLIAWGVATALYPTLLSGHELVTDVDNPDEGGLSAYFTVEMPAPFEVMAGLLLAFVVGLGMTAVRSNTMYSFFSELESVVMKVVTVFVIPLLPVFIFGTFLNLGMNDNLGSTMSAFGIVLVLSIVMTIVIVLLQYLIAGAVAGRNPFIALKNMLPAYFTALGTSSSAATIPVTYAATLKNKVEENVAGFVVPLCATIHLSGSMMKITLYALAIVYMEALPISGGQVLGFILLLGIMMVAAPGVPGGAIMAAVGLLQANLGFDESMVSLMIAAYIVVDSFGTAANVTGDGAIAMVVNRFAAGSIEGHELKNKKLEGTPADGSTAV, from the coding sequence ATGAAACAGAAAGTTTTGCGGTCGCTGCTGTTCTGGGTGGTCGTGGCCATCATCCTCGGCATCCTCTGCAGCCTCTTCTTCCCGGTCTGGCTGGCCCGCGTCTTTGTCACGTTCAACGGCCTGTTCTCCAACTTCCTCGGCTTCTTCGTCCCCGTCCTCATCTTCGCCCTCATCACCCCCGCGATCGCGGGGCTCGGCCGCGGCGCCGGCAAGTGGCTGGGAGTCACGGCCGGCATCGCCTACGGCTCGACGATTATCTCGGGGCTCATCGCCTGGGGTGTCGCCACGGCGCTCTACCCCACTCTGCTCAGCGGCCACGAGCTAGTCACGGACGTGGACAACCCGGACGAGGGCGGGCTCAGCGCCTACTTCACCGTCGAGATGCCGGCTCCCTTCGAGGTCATGGCGGGCCTGCTGCTCGCCTTCGTCGTCGGCCTCGGCATGACCGCCGTGCGCTCCAACACGATGTACAGCTTCTTCTCCGAGCTGGAATCCGTGGTGATGAAGGTGGTCACCGTGTTCGTGATCCCCCTGCTGCCCGTCTTCATCTTCGGCACCTTCCTCAACCTGGGCATGAACGACAACCTCGGCTCCACGATGTCGGCCTTCGGCATCGTGCTCGTGCTCTCTATCGTGATGACGATCGTCATCGTGCTGCTGCAGTACCTCATCGCCGGCGCCGTCGCGGGGCGCAACCCCTTCATCGCCCTGAAGAACATGCTGCCCGCCTACTTCACCGCCCTGGGCACCTCCTCCTCGGCGGCGACGATCCCCGTCACCTACGCCGCCACCCTGAAGAACAAGGTGGAGGAGAATGTCGCCGGCTTCGTGGTGCCCCTGTGCGCCACGATCCACCTCTCCGGCTCGATGATGAAGATCACCCTGTACGCGCTCGCGATCGTGTACATGGAGGCGCTGCCGATCAGTGGCGGTCAGGTCCTGGGCTTCATCCTCCTGTTGGGCATCATGATGGTCGCCGCGCCCGGCGTGCCCGGCGGCGCGATCATGGCGGCCGTCGGCCTTCTGCAGGCGAACCTCGGCTTCGACGAGTCGATGGTCTCGCTCATGATCGCCGCCTACATCGTGGTCGACTCCTTCGGCACCGCCGCCAACGTCACGGGTGACGGCGCCATCGCGATGGTGGTCAACCGCTTCGCGGCCGGCTCCATCGAGGGCCACGAGCTCAAGAACAAGAAGCTCGAGGGCACGCCTGCCGACGGCTCCACCGCCGTGTAG
- a CDS encoding SdpI family protein, which translates to MSALNLLVGFVMVLAALFLIVPGALAAAGKLPGNPWFGLRVAEVRKDRATWDRAHKVAGPIWIFGGVALAFGAAFAFIANGWLWIAPIVLAIIAVIAFSIGGNVGARAATLTDAPELAEPAPQVDLDALRRAAGRADEER; encoded by the coding sequence ATGAGCGCACTGAACCTCCTTGTCGGCTTTGTCATGGTCCTCGCGGCCCTCTTCCTCATCGTCCCGGGGGCTCTCGCCGCCGCGGGGAAGCTGCCCGGCAACCCGTGGTTCGGCCTCCGCGTGGCCGAGGTGCGCAAGGACAGGGCGACGTGGGACCGCGCGCACAAGGTCGCCGGGCCCATCTGGATCTTCGGCGGGGTCGCCCTCGCCTTCGGCGCCGCCTTCGCCTTCATCGCCAACGGCTGGCTCTGGATCGCCCCCATCGTCCTCGCCATCATCGCGGTCATCGCCTTTTCCATTGGGGGCAACGTGGGCGCCCGCGCGGCCACGCTTACCGACGCCCCGGAGCTCGCCGAACCCGCCCCGCAGGTGGACCTGGACGCCCTGCGCCGGGCGGCGGGGCGCGCGGACGAGGAGCGCTGA
- a CDS encoding anthranilate synthase component 1, producing MRNPTPATARADVRYHADASGLFAHLGGTSAEGAVLLESADITTKSGLQSVAVLSASLRVTCDGERVTVEPLTPSGEVLAADLGARLSGYAVGENAYSFPPPAAADERERLTAPSSADVLRALTTRAGYLEGDFPFLAGGMAFDYLATFETLPEVAESANTYPDFQFVLAETLLRIDHRSGTAYLAGIAFDGTTPDLREIASAIDAASPQPAQTPGGGGTLTVNADVTDERFREGVDTLKGNIDNGDIYQVVPARTFTADCPDAFAAYQRLRESNPSPYMFYLRGVGRGGRPFELFGASPESNLKFDAATREVQLYPIAGTRPRGLNPDSTVNHELDTRMELQLRTDAKEVAEHTMLVDLARNDMARVAEPGTRRVAELLQVDRYSRVMHLVSRVTATLHRDLDALDAYRACMNMGTLTGAPKLRATELIRELEGVRRGSYGGAVGYLRGTGDMDNCIVIRSAFVAEGRAAVQAGAGVVRDSNPQAEADETLHKAYAVLSAIAAAAGAQLEVTR from the coding sequence ATGAGGAACCCCACACCCGCCACCGCGCGGGCCGACGTGCGCTATCACGCCGACGCCTCTGGCCTCTTCGCCCACCTGGGCGGCACTAGCGCCGAGGGCGCGGTGCTTTTGGAGTCGGCCGACATCACCACGAAGTCCGGCCTGCAGTCCGTGGCGGTGCTCTCCGCCTCGCTACGAGTGACCTGCGACGGCGAACGCGTGACCGTCGAGCCGCTCACGCCCTCCGGCGAGGTCCTCGCCGCCGACCTCGGTGCCCGGCTGTCCGGCTACGCGGTGGGGGAGAACGCCTACTCCTTCCCGCCGCCGGCCGCCGCGGACGAGCGCGAGCGCCTCACCGCGCCGTCCAGCGCGGACGTGCTGCGGGCGCTGACCACGCGCGCCGGATACCTGGAGGGCGATTTCCCGTTCCTCGCCGGCGGCATGGCCTTCGACTACCTGGCCACCTTCGAGACCCTCCCCGAGGTGGCCGAGTCCGCCAACACCTACCCCGATTTCCAGTTCGTGCTGGCGGAGACGCTGCTGCGCATCGATCACCGCTCCGGCACGGCCTACCTCGCCGGTATCGCTTTCGACGGCACCACCCCGGACTTGCGCGAAATCGCCTCGGCCATCGATGCCGCCTCGCCCCAGCCGGCGCAGACCCCCGGCGGGGGAGGCACGCTCACGGTCAACGCGGATGTGACGGATGAGCGGTTCCGGGAGGGCGTGGATACGCTCAAAGGCAACATCGACAACGGCGATATTTACCAGGTTGTCCCCGCGCGCACCTTCACGGCCGACTGCCCGGACGCGTTCGCCGCGTACCAGCGGCTGCGCGAGTCGAACCCCTCGCCGTACATGTTCTACCTGCGCGGGGTGGGCCGCGGCGGCCGGCCGTTCGAGCTCTTCGGCGCCTCGCCCGAATCGAACCTGAAGTTCGACGCCGCAACGCGCGAGGTGCAGCTGTACCCCATCGCGGGCACGCGCCCGCGCGGGCTGAACCCCGACAGCACCGTCAACCACGAACTGGACACGCGCATGGAGCTGCAGCTGCGTACCGACGCCAAAGAGGTCGCCGAGCACACCATGCTCGTGGACCTCGCCCGCAACGACATGGCGCGCGTGGCCGAACCGGGCACCCGTCGCGTGGCGGAGCTGCTCCAGGTCGACCGCTACTCGCGCGTGATGCACCTGGTCTCCCGCGTCACCGCCACCCTGCACCGCGACCTCGACGCGCTCGACGCCTACCGCGCCTGCATGAACATGGGCACGCTCACGGGCGCGCCGAAGCTGCGCGCCACCGAGCTCATCCGCGAGCTCGAGGGGGTGCGGCGCGGCTCCTATGGCGGGGCCGTCGGCTACCTGCGGGGCACGGGCGACATGGACAACTGCATCGTCATCCGCTCCGCCTTCGTCGCCGAGGGCCGCGCCGCCGTCCAGGCCGGGGCGGGCGTGGTGCGCGACTCCAATCCCCAGGCCGAGGCCGACGAGACGCTGCACAAGGCCTACGCCGTGTTAAGCGCCATCGCCGCCGCGGCCGGCGCGCAGCTGGAGGTGACCCGATGA
- a CDS encoding glutamine amidotransferase-related protein, with protein MSERIVLVDNQDSFVYNLVDSLAAYNTTVYRNTVAAADIMRAEPALIILSPGPGYPAQAGNMMELIALAQGRVPILGVCLGYQALVEHHGGRVRPCGAVHGASIGMELNDAGLASPLFRGLTVDDVPGRAGRSVPVARYHSLGATEVPPGMRALAYTDTSIGPVVMAAETDDGMSIGLQFHPESILTPGGPVVVDRCVAELMKKGTT; from the coding sequence ATGAGCGAGCGCATCGTCCTCGTGGACAACCAGGACTCCTTCGTCTACAACCTCGTCGACTCCCTGGCCGCCTACAACACCACCGTCTACCGCAATACCGTGGCCGCCGCCGACATCATGCGCGCCGAGCCCGCGCTAATTATCCTCTCGCCGGGGCCCGGGTACCCGGCGCAGGCGGGCAACATGATGGAGCTCATCGCACTGGCGCAGGGCCGGGTGCCCATCCTCGGCGTGTGCCTCGGCTACCAGGCGCTCGTCGAGCACCACGGGGGGCGGGTGCGGCCGTGCGGGGCGGTGCACGGGGCGTCGATAGGCATGGAGCTTAACGACGCCGGCCTGGCCAGCCCCCTCTTCCGCGGCCTGACGGTTGACGACGTGCCCGGCCGGGCCGGGCGCAGCGTGCCCGTGGCGCGCTACCACTCCCTCGGCGCCACCGAGGTGCCGCCCGGAATGCGCGCGCTGGCCTACACCGACACATCGATTGGCCCGGTGGTCATGGCCGCCGAAACCGACGACGGCATGTCCATCGGGCTGCAATTCCACCCCGAATCCATCCTCACCCCCGGCGGCCCCGTGGTTGTGGACCGCTGCGTGGCAGAACTCATGAAGAAAGGCACGACATAA